One segment of Rhodopirellula baltica SH 1 DNA contains the following:
- a CDS encoding POT family MFS transporter yields the protein MSTPDTSPSAYNDRPQATTGMPPGIPYIIGNEAAERFSFYGMKAILTVFMVDYLHWMSSAATNQGMSNAEATEHYHTFTAAAYFFPVIGALLSDIFLGKYRTILYLSIVYCIGHGALALMGSPPMSAGMWLFAGLLLISIGSGGIKPCVSAHVGDQFGKSNSHMLTKVYQWFYFSINFGSFISTLLTPWVLEHYGPHWAFGIPGVLMAIATLLFWMGRHKFVHIRPGGYRFLQELLSWEKFSSIPKLMIIFSFVAVFWALFDQTGSSWVLQAKNLNREWLGYTWLESQIQAINPILVLTLIPLFQFLIYPTIDRVFPLTPIRKISLGLFVMIGGFAIVALLQERVDAGSQPSIGWQFLAYAVLTASEVMVSITCLEFAYTQAPKTMKSIVMAVFLFSVSMGNVFTATVNRYIQTPAAASLAADIDLEEDAKEPMDNGSFVGELKLDDPAAPKLTLLGPDNTLGTPDDATLLLNKEGKLDSIENASLTSFNAVAEKIEAYFLDQTGDDSTRAFPSVEEAQPLVAGAEDAFGNPITYKLLSRDQYQLVSAGADGENDTQWDETLTGTVDRANTSDTVNTDAPTFNWLERQKIAIESEGDPNKAETVKSKLISERGGGDETKLSRDYAIGGRTLLEGAAYFWFWTTCIFVTAILFVPVGYLYKEKTYIQDEEDAEHEAEALADEAIST from the coding sequence ATGTCGACACCCGATACGTCACCTTCCGCCTACAACGATCGCCCCCAAGCGACCACGGGCATGCCGCCCGGCATCCCTTACATCATCGGCAACGAAGCGGCTGAACGTTTCAGCTTCTATGGCATGAAAGCCATCCTGACCGTGTTCATGGTCGACTACCTGCACTGGATGAGCAGCGCGGCCACGAACCAAGGCATGAGCAACGCCGAGGCGACAGAGCACTACCACACGTTCACCGCCGCGGCGTACTTCTTTCCCGTGATCGGTGCGTTGCTGTCGGACATCTTCCTGGGGAAGTATCGAACGATCCTTTACCTCTCGATCGTCTACTGCATCGGCCACGGTGCTCTCGCATTGATGGGCTCGCCACCGATGTCCGCGGGCATGTGGCTGTTCGCCGGCTTGCTGCTGATATCAATCGGCTCGGGCGGAATCAAACCTTGCGTCTCAGCTCACGTCGGGGATCAGTTCGGCAAATCGAACTCGCACATGCTGACGAAGGTGTACCAGTGGTTTTACTTCAGCATCAACTTCGGCTCGTTCATCTCGACGTTGCTGACACCTTGGGTCCTCGAACACTACGGACCGCACTGGGCCTTCGGGATCCCCGGCGTGTTGATGGCAATCGCGACGCTGTTGTTCTGGATGGGACGGCACAAATTTGTTCACATCCGGCCCGGTGGCTATCGCTTCTTGCAGGAACTTCTCTCCTGGGAAAAGTTCTCCTCGATCCCCAAACTGATGATCATCTTCTCATTCGTCGCCGTGTTCTGGGCGTTGTTTGATCAAACCGGTTCGTCTTGGGTTCTACAAGCCAAAAACTTGAATCGAGAATGGCTCGGCTACACCTGGTTGGAGTCGCAAATCCAGGCGATCAATCCAATCCTGGTCCTCACGTTGATCCCGTTGTTCCAATTCCTGATCTATCCCACGATCGACCGCGTCTTTCCACTCACCCCCATCCGCAAAATCAGTCTTGGCCTGTTCGTCATGATTGGCGGATTCGCGATCGTCGCGTTGCTTCAAGAACGCGTTGACGCTGGCAGCCAACCCTCCATCGGTTGGCAATTCCTCGCCTACGCCGTGCTCACCGCGTCTGAGGTGATGGTCTCGATCACCTGTCTGGAATTCGCTTACACGCAAGCCCCAAAAACGATGAAGTCCATCGTGATGGCGGTGTTCCTGTTCTCGGTATCGATGGGCAATGTCTTCACCGCCACGGTTAACCGTTACATCCAAACCCCCGCTGCGGCATCTCTTGCCGCTGACATCGACCTCGAAGAGGATGCCAAGGAACCAATGGACAACGGAAGCTTCGTTGGCGAACTGAAGCTCGATGATCCAGCCGCCCCAAAACTGACCCTGCTAGGCCCTGACAACACTCTGGGAACACCGGACGACGCGACCCTTCTGCTGAACAAGGAAGGCAAGCTGGATTCGATCGAAAACGCATCCCTGACGAGCTTCAACGCCGTCGCGGAGAAGATCGAAGCCTACTTCCTGGATCAAACCGGGGACGACTCCACCAGAGCCTTCCCGAGCGTTGAGGAAGCTCAACCGCTGGTTGCCGGGGCTGAGGACGCATTTGGCAATCCGATCACCTACAAATTGCTCTCGCGAGACCAGTACCAACTCGTCTCAGCGGGTGCGGATGGTGAAAACGATACCCAGTGGGACGAAACCCTGACCGGCACCGTGGACCGAGCCAACACGTCGGACACAGTGAACACCGACGCCCCAACCTTCAACTGGCTCGAACGCCAAAAGATCGCCATCGAATCCGAAGGCGATCCCAACAAAGCGGAAACCGTCAAAAGCAAGTTGATCAGCGAGCGTGGAGGCGGTGACGAGACCAAACTCTCACGCGACTACGCAATCGGCGGTCGCACGCTCCTCGAAGGTGCCGCTTACTTCTGGTTCTGGACCACGTGCATCTTCGTCACCGCCATCTTGTTCGTCCCCGTCGGTTATCTCTACAAAGAGAAGACCTACATCCAAGACGAAGAAGACGCTGAACACGAAGCCGAAGCTCTCGCCGACGAAGCCATCTCAACTTGA